In Thunnus albacares chromosome 10, fThuAlb1.1, whole genome shotgun sequence, a single window of DNA contains:
- the anxa6 gene encoding annexin A6 isoform X1 has translation MVFRGTITDAPDFDPSADAETLYNAMKGIGSDKEAILDLVTSRSNAQRQEIIAAYKSNFGQDLIDDLKYELTGKFERLIVSLMRTPAYHDAKEINDAVKGAGTNERCLIEIMASRNNKQIHEMVEAYKDAYGTDIEEDIIGDTSGHFKKMLIVLLQGTRDESGVVDGDLAEQDAQDLYAAGEEQWGTDEAKFIMILGNRSVTHLRMVFDEYEKIAEMSIEDSIKNELSGDFERLMLAVVQCIRSVPMFFAKRLYKSMKGLGTADNTLIRIMISRSEQDMLDIRECFRLNYEKSLYNMIKDDTSGDYKRTLLNLCGGDDDLAGEFFPEAAQIAYKMWEISSMTKVKLRPTVRPASDFDAGADAQALRKAMKGFGTDEDAIIDIIAHRSNAQRQEIRQAFKSLLGRDLMKDLKSELSKNLERLIIGLMLTPAEFDAKMMRKAMEGAGTDEHALIEILVTRSNEEIHAMNAAYEEGYKKSLEEAIQSDTSGHFCRILVSLVQGAREEGPADLERANADAQELADACNADSDDMEMKFMSILCTRSFPHLRKVFQEFVKCSNKDIEQIIKKEMSGDVKQAFYAIVRSVKNQPSYFADRLYKAMKGLGTDDRALIRIMVSRSEIDLFNIRKEFKETQDVSLHEFIQVETMIGDTSGDYRKTLLELCGGED, from the exons ATG GTGTTCAGAGGCACAATAACAGATGCTCCGGACTTTGATCCCAGTGCCGATGCCGAGACGCTTTACAATGCTATGAAAGGCATCG GTAGTGATAAAGAGGCTATCTTGGATCTGGTCACCTCTCGAAGCAATGCACAGAGACAAGAAATCATTGCAGCGTACAAGAGTAACTTTGGGCAG GACCTGATTGATGACCTGAAGTATGAGCTGACGGGCAAATTTGAGCGTCTCATTGTCAGTCTGATGAGAACCCCGGCCTACCATGATGCCAAAGAAATCAATGATGCAGTCAAA GGAGCTGGAACGAATGAGAGATGTCTGATTGAAATCATGGCGTCtagaaacaacaaacagataCATGAAATGGTTGAAGCATACAAGGATG CCTATGGCACAGACATCGAGGAGGATATAATCGGAGACACGTCCGGTCATTTTAAGAAGATGCTGATTGTTTTACTTCAG GGGACCAGAGATGAGTCAGGAGTTGTGGACGGAGACCTGGCGGAACAGGATGCACAA GACCTGTATGCAGCTGGGGAAGAGCAGTGGGGGACTGACGAGGCCAAATTCATCATGATACTGGGAAACCGCAGTGTGACCCACCTCCGCATGG tttttgatGAATACGAAAAGATTGCAGAGATGTCCATAGAGGACAGCATCAAGAACGAACTGTCTGGGGACTTTGAGAGGCTGATGTTGGCTGTTG TCCAGTGCATAAGAAGTGTTCCCATGTTCTTTGCCAAGCGTCTTTACAAGTCAATGAAG GGTCTCGGTACAGCTGACAATACCCTGATCAGGATCATGATTTCTCGCTCTGAACAAGACATGTTAGATATTCGAGAATGTTTCCGTCTCAATTATGAGAAATCACTTTATAACATGATCAag GATGACACTTCAGGGGATTACAAGAGGACTCTGCTTAATCTGTGTGGAGGAGATGACGA TTTAGCTGGAGAGTTCTTCCCTGAAGCTGCTCAGATAGCCTATAAGATGTGGGAAATAAGTTCCATGACCAAAGTCAAG CTAAGGCCAACAGTCCGCCCTGCATCCGATTTTGACGCCGGTGCTGATGCACAAGCACTGAGGAAAGCTATGAAGGGATTCG GAACCGATGAAGATGCAATCATCGACATTATTGCACACAGAAGCAATGCACAGAGGCAAGAGATCAGACAGGCCTTCAAATCCCTACTGGGAAGG GATCTGATGAAGGACCTGAAGTCTGAACTGTCAAAGAACTTAGAGAGGCTGATCATCGGGCTCATGTTGACACCGGCTGAGTTTGATGCCAAAATGATGAGGAAGGCGATGGAG GGGGCTGGAACAGATGAACATGCTCTGATTGAGATCCTGGTCACCAGGAGCAATGAGGAAATACATGCCATGAACGCTGCCTATGAGGAGG GCTATAAGAAGTCTTTAGAGGAAGCCATTCAGTCTGACACATCAGGCCACTTCTGCCGCATCCTTGTTTCTCTTGTGCAG GGTGCAAGAGAGGAGGGCCCTGCAGATTTGGAAAGAGCTAATGCGGATGCTCAG GAACTTGCTGATGCATGCAACGCAGACTCTGATGACATGGAGATGAAGTTCATGAGTATTCTATGTACCAGGAGCTTCCCTCATCTTAGGAAGG TGTTCCAGGAGTTTGTCAAATGCAGCAATAAGGACATTGAACAGATTATCAAGAAGGAAATGTCAGGAGATGTGAAACAGGCCTTTTATGCGATAG TTCGCAGTGTAAAGAACCAGCCGTCTTATTTCGCAGACCGTTTATACAAAGCCATGAAG GGCCTTGGTACAGACGACAGAGCGCTGATCCGCATCATGGTGTCCCGTAGCGAAATCGACCTTTTCAACATTCGTAAAGAATTCAAGGAAACACAGGACGTCTCCCTCCATGAATTCATCCAGGTAGAGACTATGATT GGTGATACATCAGGAGACTACCGTAAAACCCTGCTGGAGCTCTGTGGAGGGGAAGATTAA
- the anxa6 gene encoding annexin A6 isoform X2: MVFRGTITDAPDFDPSADAETLYNAMKGIGSDKEAILDLVTSRSNAQRQEIIAAYKSNFGQDLIDDLKYELTGKFERLIVSLMRTPAYHDAKEINDAVKGAGTNERCLIEIMASRNNKQIHEMVEAYKDAYGTDIEEDIIGDTSGHFKKMLIVLLQGTRDESGVVDGDLAEQDAQDLYAAGEEQWGTDEAKFIMILGNRSVTHLRMVFDEYEKIAEMSIEDSIKNELSGDFERLMLAVVQCIRSVPMFFAKRLYKSMKGLGTADNTLIRIMISRSEQDMLDIRECFRLNYEKSLYNMIKDDTSGDYKRTLLNLCGGDDDLAGEFFPEAAQIAYKMWEISSMTKVKLRPTVRPASDFDAGADAQALRKAMKGFGTDEDAIIDIIAHRSNAQRQEIRQAFKSLLGRDLMKDLKSELSKNLERLIIGLMLTPAEFDAKMMRKAMEGAGTDEHALIEILVTRSNEEIHAMNAAYEEGYKKSLEEAIQSDTSGHFCRILVSLVQGAREEGPADLERANADAQELADACNADSDDMEMKFMSILCTRSFPHLRKVFQEFVKCSNKDIEQIIKKEMSGDVKQAFYAIVRSVKNQPSYFADRLYKAMKGLGTDDRALIRIMVSRSEIDLFNIRKEFKETQDVSLHEFIQGDTSGDYRKTLLELCGGED; encoded by the exons ATG GTGTTCAGAGGCACAATAACAGATGCTCCGGACTTTGATCCCAGTGCCGATGCCGAGACGCTTTACAATGCTATGAAAGGCATCG GTAGTGATAAAGAGGCTATCTTGGATCTGGTCACCTCTCGAAGCAATGCACAGAGACAAGAAATCATTGCAGCGTACAAGAGTAACTTTGGGCAG GACCTGATTGATGACCTGAAGTATGAGCTGACGGGCAAATTTGAGCGTCTCATTGTCAGTCTGATGAGAACCCCGGCCTACCATGATGCCAAAGAAATCAATGATGCAGTCAAA GGAGCTGGAACGAATGAGAGATGTCTGATTGAAATCATGGCGTCtagaaacaacaaacagataCATGAAATGGTTGAAGCATACAAGGATG CCTATGGCACAGACATCGAGGAGGATATAATCGGAGACACGTCCGGTCATTTTAAGAAGATGCTGATTGTTTTACTTCAG GGGACCAGAGATGAGTCAGGAGTTGTGGACGGAGACCTGGCGGAACAGGATGCACAA GACCTGTATGCAGCTGGGGAAGAGCAGTGGGGGACTGACGAGGCCAAATTCATCATGATACTGGGAAACCGCAGTGTGACCCACCTCCGCATGG tttttgatGAATACGAAAAGATTGCAGAGATGTCCATAGAGGACAGCATCAAGAACGAACTGTCTGGGGACTTTGAGAGGCTGATGTTGGCTGTTG TCCAGTGCATAAGAAGTGTTCCCATGTTCTTTGCCAAGCGTCTTTACAAGTCAATGAAG GGTCTCGGTACAGCTGACAATACCCTGATCAGGATCATGATTTCTCGCTCTGAACAAGACATGTTAGATATTCGAGAATGTTTCCGTCTCAATTATGAGAAATCACTTTATAACATGATCAag GATGACACTTCAGGGGATTACAAGAGGACTCTGCTTAATCTGTGTGGAGGAGATGACGA TTTAGCTGGAGAGTTCTTCCCTGAAGCTGCTCAGATAGCCTATAAGATGTGGGAAATAAGTTCCATGACCAAAGTCAAG CTAAGGCCAACAGTCCGCCCTGCATCCGATTTTGACGCCGGTGCTGATGCACAAGCACTGAGGAAAGCTATGAAGGGATTCG GAACCGATGAAGATGCAATCATCGACATTATTGCACACAGAAGCAATGCACAGAGGCAAGAGATCAGACAGGCCTTCAAATCCCTACTGGGAAGG GATCTGATGAAGGACCTGAAGTCTGAACTGTCAAAGAACTTAGAGAGGCTGATCATCGGGCTCATGTTGACACCGGCTGAGTTTGATGCCAAAATGATGAGGAAGGCGATGGAG GGGGCTGGAACAGATGAACATGCTCTGATTGAGATCCTGGTCACCAGGAGCAATGAGGAAATACATGCCATGAACGCTGCCTATGAGGAGG GCTATAAGAAGTCTTTAGAGGAAGCCATTCAGTCTGACACATCAGGCCACTTCTGCCGCATCCTTGTTTCTCTTGTGCAG GGTGCAAGAGAGGAGGGCCCTGCAGATTTGGAAAGAGCTAATGCGGATGCTCAG GAACTTGCTGATGCATGCAACGCAGACTCTGATGACATGGAGATGAAGTTCATGAGTATTCTATGTACCAGGAGCTTCCCTCATCTTAGGAAGG TGTTCCAGGAGTTTGTCAAATGCAGCAATAAGGACATTGAACAGATTATCAAGAAGGAAATGTCAGGAGATGTGAAACAGGCCTTTTATGCGATAG TTCGCAGTGTAAAGAACCAGCCGTCTTATTTCGCAGACCGTTTATACAAAGCCATGAAG GGCCTTGGTACAGACGACAGAGCGCTGATCCGCATCATGGTGTCCCGTAGCGAAATCGACCTTTTCAACATTCGTAAAGAATTCAAGGAAACACAGGACGTCTCCCTCCATGAATTCATCCAG GGTGATACATCAGGAGACTACCGTAAAACCCTGCTGGAGCTCTGTGGAGGGGAAGATTAA